TTCCATTGAATCTAGTGAGGTTGAAAAGTTTTCAAGAAATAGTGTGGGTTGTTAGAAGCTTTGGTCCTAATTTACCTGCTCCCACTTATCATGCTCTAAGGGTTACATTCCTTAATGAGGAGTTAGAATACACCAAAGACTTGTTGAAGGATCATAAGGAACAATGAAAAAAGTATGGCTGCTTTATTACGTCAGATGCTTGGACGGATAAAAGACAACGGAGcattatcaatttttttgtaAACTCTCCTGCTGGGACAATATTTTTGAAGTTTATTGATGCCTTTGATTATGTGAAGACGGGTGAAAAAATGTTTGAGCTTCTTGATGGTATTGTTGAGGAAATTGGGGAGCAAAACGTTGTTCAGGTTGTAACTGACAACGGGAGCAACTATGTTCTAGCCGGTAAGTTGCTGATGGAGAAAAGACCGAATTTGTTTTAGACCCCGTGTGCTGCCCATTGTTTAGATTTGATGCTTGAAGACATTGGGAAGATACTATTAatccaaaaaatcataaaaagtgCCATTTCTTTGGTTAGCTTCACTTATAGCCACTCTAGCACTTTATCCATGTTGAGATACTTCACAAATGGCAAAGAATTGGTGAGGCATGCAGTCGCCCGATTTTTCACTTCATTTCTCTCTTTGGAAAGCCTTTATGAGGAGAAAGAAAATTTAAGAAGAATGTTCACTTCGGATGAGTGAGTAAGAAATAAGTTGTCAAGGAATGTAAAGGAGAGGGAGGCAACAAAGATTGTTATTAGGCCCTCCTTTTGGAATCATGTCAAGTACACTCTTAAGATTATGGGTCCTCTTATTCAGGTGCTTCGACTTGTTGATGGGGAGAAGAAGCCACCAATGGATTATATATATGAAGCAATAGAGAAGGTAAAGGAATGAatcatgaaaatatttttaataatgtgaaCAAATATTCTGAAGTTTTTAAAATCATTGACAACAGATGGAATTACCAACTTCATCGTCTGTTGCATGCAGCTGGTCATTTTCTGAATTCGGAGTTGTTTTATGATAATCCTTGCATTAAGTTGGATTTAGAAGTTACAAAGGGGTGGTTTGAATGTATCACTAGATTGGTGCCAAGTATAGCAGTGCAAGAGAAGATATTGGATAAGCAAGCACCATATAAGGCCGGACAAGATTAATCCTCCGATGCATTATTAACTTGGTTAGAGTGTTAATTAAATTCTTAgacatttattttaatttcatagcATTTTGGTGGCGGACATACGGGCATGAAACTCCAAACATGCGAGACCTTGCTATCAAGATTTTGAGCTTGACTTGTAGTGCTTCAGGATGTGAGCACAATTGGAGTATTTTTGAGCATGTAAAATATCAATTAAACTCGTTACAATTTAGAAGTAATAAACTTTCAAACTCCATAGCTACTTAGATTATATTTAATGCTTTTGCAAATTCATACTAAAAGAAGAAATAGGCTTgatcatgaaaggatgaaaaGTTtggtatttataaaatataaccaATAGATCGAAAGGTACAACCTTAAAGATGAAGTTGACCTTATTACACtcaatgatattgatgagtgTAATGAGTGACTTGTTGGAGAACTTGGGACTACCACCTTTCAAAGCGATGATAATGTGAAAGATGATGCTGATTTGGTTTATGAAGGTGACAACACTTTGAGCTGGAACCTTGTGTTTGAAGCAATGGAGGGACATGAGCTTACGGCAAATACCAGGAGAAGACAACAgaatagaaaaaggaaagaacctaCAGCTCCAAAGGGTGGATCAAGTGGGTTTAAGGCCTCCAAAAAAGGAAAGGCAATAATTGTGGAAGAGGAAAAACCAAAATTTGAAGATTTAGAAGATTCCGAAAATGAAAAAGAGGAGATTCAATTTAATGATACTGAATCAGATGATGATGAGGGAGTAGAGGGGTACGATAATAATCGTGTTAATTTGGATGAAGTTGATGAGAGCTAGAATTTAGATggtttattttatcatttgttAGTTTAAAGACATGATGAGACAATAGCTTTGGTCTTTCTTttaagtttttagtttttatgttctATGTCTTatgtttatttgattatttcctatatttactattatatttgCTGCATTAATTGAATGTTTTATGactagaaaaataattatatatattagattttataatttattatatttgcaATTTTTCTGCATATATATAATCCTTCCcctctctctctatttttttttttgttgcccACGATATTTTTCAATCCAATAGATTAAGGACTAATTCATTGCAAATCTAAACTTTATTTAAGAGTCTGCCACTAACTAATAGATTGTTACATACACAAGCCggaaaaatttttatgtatggtgatttttataatttgataatttttttgggTCAAACATGAGTTAGTCTTGAATCTACGTTCCTCTTAGCACGGCCCATTTTCTACCCCAGCACCAACCAAATATGAAGATCTATAAAagaccaaaaaataaaagaactataTGGTTCTCAACATTATGGGAAGGCTTTGGAAAATGAGGAGATTTTAGTGTTGTAGATAACAGAAACGATTTACACAACTAAACGACTAATAACTCcccttaaaaatattaaattgtatttatttgttaaatacgTGAAAAATAATTGTCCACTAACATAAATTGTAATCACATTGCCAtgcttcaaaattttttatgtttaagaaTCATTTTCAGGAGATATTTGAGAGAGAAGATGGAAGTCAAATACACAATTCTGGGAGATATTTTATGGAGCATTCGAATTGTTCATTTTGCATGAGATATTGTTGAGAAATCCAATTAACGGATTCCGCCACCAAATCTTTGCATATAACTTAGATTGTTTTAATGAGAGCAAAGAACCTGATAATTCCTTTAACTCCTTATACATGTTACCATGCATACAGGCTTATATAGAAAACTTAGACATGATTGATCCCTGCAGCACCTTAATCAAGCTCTAACAGTATTTGCTATTTCTTAAACTTAAGTGTAACAAGTTCTTGTTGATTATCAAAAAAGAGATCACATGAATAATTAGTAAATCAAACTAAATTAATGTCGACCCTTCATCTTgaatcaaaataagaaaaattacttGGCAAATTTCATCTTTCCTTGACACAAGGTGAAACAATTCTGCGTTTCACAAACCAAAGATGTGAGTTTTTGCCACAAACTCCAAGAACTAGTAATTTTAATCCTAAGGTTAATACTAACAACTCAATGTGAGTTCTGAATTCTCCCTAACAATTCACAGCAGCTGATCAGCTGATGTTTAAAAAATGGGTAATGGGTAATTCACGTGCCGGATAAGGAACATGGCGCTATGTACTATGTAAGATCACATGAACAAAGAAGGCTACATGGACTGGAGAATAATATGCAAATAAGACTTCTAAAATGAAGCATTGTAATCACTGGATGACAACTGGACtatagagagagaataatatGAAGATGAGCTTAATGTGGCAAAAGCAGTTTGCAATATATCACAAATGTCTTGGAGTTCAGGTGGAGCCCTTGGTGATACATCAGGGGAGGAGAagattaaaatgaataaaataagcTCTGAAGATGTATGAACGAAGTTTAGCATGGCCGGTGATGCAAAAGCCAGAGCTAGATATGATAAGTAGGTTAGGTAGAGTCTGTTAACTTGCAACCGGTGGAGAAACCAGAATAACTTAAACGCAGCTTTAGTAGGTGCTCCTCAAACTGAAGTGATCCTAATGGCATTCTAAGTGTCAGTGTAGAAGATAAGGTCATGGAAATCAAAAAAGAATAGATGACCATTACAAATGTAATGGGGAAATGAGCTAGGAGTGAATTAGGAATATGGTCAATGAGATATTGATACTAATAATGGTCTTGAAACTTATGCCTATACAAcatgggaaaataaataaattaaataaaaatcagtTACAAAGACAAGCTCACTAACTACTTGGACGCTGATGCAGTGTTTGGGAGCCAACAATACCATGAAATGAGATGACTAAAAATGTTACAAGAAGGAGAGGCAAGGGAAATAGCATAAGGATGGATGCCACCATCTGTTTGGTTATGCAACAAAGGATTGaactttggagggtaaaaagaAGTTGAGTTTTGAGTGGCAAGGGAAGAACACCATGACCGACCATCCAATGCCATTTAAATCCCTTTCTCTATGGCTTCCAAGACCAAACACACTTTAAGTGCATTTGAGGCTTCAAAGACACAAATTGTTCCTGATTCACATATCAGATGGCATGAAAAGACTTGGTGCTGAACAGAGTCAAGAGCAAACCATTTTATAGATTCTATTTAGAGCACACTAGTAACAGGCATCTAGCAGCAAGTTTCAATATTTaacataatataaaattatcctAGAAGGAAAAATTGTTAGGAACACATTCTTCAGAGGTAACTTCTATTGGAGTTTCTCTCATAACATGAGTCTTCAACAACAAGCTTAAACATCATATCCAACAGACAGGGCAAATGAGAGACTATACGAATGGCAATCACCTGCGGACAGGTGGTACACCCCTTCCAGGTGCAGCTCCACGGCCAGCAGCCTGAGCCTACATAAGCAACAATTTTCAGTTACACCGCATGTATTAAATCAACAAGCCCTTCAACTACAACAATTTAGAATAAATAACGGAATACAATAGAATGTGATAGTAATATATGGGgtgaaataaaacaaaaatacagaATGTAATAGATTCTCCATTCCATTGTTAGAATATCACAAGATAAAGTATGGAGAAATCCAATTGCCATACAATGGAAAAGGGGGGACCAAGAATGTCTCTAAATTATATGGTCTCAATCTACCTTCCATTCGATTCCATTAAAATTGGAGGGAAGATAAAAAGGATTGTATTCAATATCATTCTATCCTATCCTATCCTAtcctaattttaaaatatacaaacaaTGAGACCTAACACCATTCACCCCATACCATTTTAATCCCATAACTTTCCCTCTATCCAAAGCATAGCAAGAGAGTGAGATctataaaaaggaaaaggaaaaatacCTTTGCTCGCATTGCAACTGCTCTGCCTCTACCAACACCCAGAGATGCACCCTTGCCCTACATGAGATTCAAAGGTGTAAAATGCCAATAACAACAAACAAAGTATTcaatcaaaacacaaaaataaaatgtacCTTAATTCTTGCATCCAAGCGCTTAAACATTGGAGCATTTTTAAGCATGTCTGGTATGACCATAAACCTGCCCCCCAAAAAATCATAGCCTTAGTTCAAAAAATAGAATTACCATATCATTCAAACAAGCAGCAACATATAGTAGATTCAATCCATCCAATATCCATACCTAACTTTGCTTCCTCGAATAAACACATGCTCAAGTTGCGATGTCCTTCCATCCTGAAGCAGATCAAAGAAAACATCAGCCAAAAATTCAGCAACAACTCACATTACGAAGcacatattatttaaaatatttgcaaTAACACTAAAAATTTCTTCAAATAAGTTTGTAACGGAGCATAAGATTATTGATTCGAAAAAAAATAGCGATGTTGGGGGAAAATGGTGAACCTTCGCAGTGTATGTGATACTCTCGAGTTGGCAGTTCCAGTTGTCCTCACACTCAATCATGCTGCCACGGTAGAGTTCTCCGCTTTTGAGCTCAACGGTGACAACGTGACCCGAAGCCTCGTGAAGAAGCTTCACTGGAATTCCCAAGCTTCtactcatcttcttcttctctctttcaaCGAAAAACCCTAGGTAATGTACTTGATGACCCTGTGcaaaataattataaacaaCTACgcaaattcaaaatatacaaagaggAGAAGGCGGCAAGAGGAGGATGCGAAGCTGCTTCGCGGTGGTGTCAGTGAGAAGcgagaagaattgaagaacgaAGACGAAGAGAGTAGAGAGAAATTCAGCCAGTTAGGGTTTCGGATTTCCTTTTGGGCTTTAGGGTTTTTGTTTTGACCCAAAACGAACTCCGTCGTCCCGATGCAAAATATATTGGGTGTTTTTGTCATGAAATATATTGGGTTGAACCATCTTGTTTCAATTGTTCTGGTAATTAACCGAATTGGGCTCAGGTTCTTATCAAACTGGTTTGACCATCAGCTCCGGTCCAATTTCTAGAGCTATATTAACTTAACGTAACAAGTTACAAGTTAATCATGACCAAAAACAAGTAACAAGTTAACCAACGACCAAAAACACCTAGGACCACAAAAAACCACAACAAGTTAACAAATTAtctgacccaaaaaaaaaatattaacaataatgagtaatatataattataatcaaCTGAAGTGATGAACGAAATCCAAATTCCAATTCGACTTGTTTAATATATGAGTTTAAGTTTAGGTTCACATTCAACTTTTTAGACTCCTAAATAAATTTATCGAGTTATTAACGAACTGAGTTCGGGTCCGTTCATGAATCAACCTGAGTTACTCTTAAACTTGGTATGAAGAAGCAGAACCACCAAAATTTGGGGTCAAACAATCAAAAAAGTTCCTCACGTGGGTGGTTTTATTTGCAACAATAGAACTTCTTAAAAAGGATGGAGTCAGTTTTTTACCCCCAAGAGAGAAATGATTTTCATTAACAAAATGTACAAGTACATTTTATTAATCATagatagaaatagaaaaaaatgaatcaGGCATTATACATAAGCCCAAATCAATTAGTTCGATGGCACAATGCCACAATAAtatctctactttttttttatcaaaaaaatggAGCTTAATGTGACTCAAAATTTCAGTGGCAcgagaaaaacaacaaatttcATAAATCCTCTTAGCAGTTAGCACCAACAGGCAACAAGGAAAATAGTGAaatagataagataaaataaaattttcataaaatgtTGGTGCAGACGTGCAGTGGGCCAACTGCAGCTAATTAAAACACATGTTGAGGAGTGAGGAGGACCACTGAATCTAATAGCCGTAAGCAACTCAAGAGTCACATTCTAATCAACCGATGCAATGATCCTTCAACAATTGCTGTGTTTGATTGGGAACTCACGCATTAACAATTTGTTGGCTCCTGAAGGAAACAACATGTTTTGATTTGCAAAGTTCCAAGTTGCAATTGATGCCTTCGTCTCTGCCTTTGGAAGTTTTTTCACATTTCGGCCACTGAAATATCTTTTGCCAGTTAGACTTAATATATATAGCGTTTGTTGATTTATGACCTTGACTGCGAGTAAAGATTtaatgtaacaaaaaaatatactacTTACATAAATTTCAGTTACACATTGAATAcactattaaaataatatttaaaaattctgATACCGACAGAAATACACtaacaataaaataactaatagaATGAATAACATgacaaaactttttttttttttggaataatgGAGCTCAACATTAACATGAGAAACAGTGATGGATCCAATAAACTTtgttaataaaaacaaaatatatataatataataataatttttataataaaaatattatgttatataaaaattagttattaaattatttattaattattatatatttttatNNNNNNNNNNNNNNNNNNNNNNNNNNNNNNNNNNNNNNNNNNNNNNNNNNNNNNNNNNNNNNNNNNNNNNNNNNNNNNTAATTAGAAGTAAGGAATTCTTACTAtatttataattgaaaatttttttttaattggtacAGTTACTACGAAAAGAATTaaagctaattttaaaaaaaagataaataatactCTTTCAAGTCAATTTTTAAGAAAGAACACCAATCTCTTTTTTTATTCGGTATCTCATAATATTCCTCAATCCGATAGGTTAATGACTATTCCACTGCGGTAATGAGCTTCATTTTAAGGATTCACCACTGACCAATGGATTGCTGCATGTACAAAGCGAGATTCAAACTTCCGACACTTgtttaagcggactagtgaaTTAACCACTAGACCAATCTAACTTAATTATACTAAtctcatttaaattgagaattaattattctaataaacatctaatataaaattctaaaattgattattaaatactaaaagttgaataaaaaattattatgagatcaaatttaataatttaataaaaacaaataaaaattattatcatatattactcaaaacaattttaaattataataaaaacacTTATCCCCACAATAATATACATAAATCCGTCCTTGAGAACAAACTAAGAGGTTTCTGGcattgttaattattttaaaactatataaactctaattttccaaatcaattccCCAGTTTCCTCCCTCCTTTCCTAGTTCTATATCTCTCTTTAGTTCCAAATCAATTTCCTCgttatctttaatttcttcaaaTTCAATTCCCTTCCTCTAAGATAATAGAAAATCACAcaagacaaaaaaatttacaagatgaaaaatcaaaattccCAAATTAAGCAAATGAATTCTCTATTTCATGACATAATCTTTATTTCTAGCAACTGATCAtgttgatgaacaaagagatttagcatttttattattcaagtATAATAATGAACTGAATGAATGAATATATAGTCTTAAAATAATAATGGCATACAAAGTGAGTGCACATATATTccgagaaaaaaaattaaaaagaataaaaaaggttATGTACAGGTTAAAAATCAACtttatgtatttgtatataaatatatttattgtttaatttatttttaatatttattttgtatttatatatgtattttatatcgataatcaattttgtaattaattttttgtatacacTTAacatggttgaaaaataattaattgaagaGCTTAAGAAAACACTCTTTTAAAACAGTTGGCTATTTTcgtaaaatttaataaaattttaaaattattttatcattcgtgtcttttaaaattatttttatgggcgttataattttttagataatattttagcaatttattatttttaaaataaagatgatttttattattattctagtAGGACGAAAATTATCCAACAAGTTCTAACTCAAATGCATAATCTCTTTATTACGAGTTCGagtctctttattttttgattaaaaaaagacaaaaattacaattagaattagaattagatATTAGACAATAGATAATTATTACTAAGTCAAAACCTTGAAAGGTCGTGGACAATAAAGATAGCAAATGGTTAGCTTTTCTCATTTCTCACCTACAAAATATACCATATTGCTCCTTTCCGATTTAAAGAATAAAGGCATGCCAAATGCAACCctaaaaaagaaacaattacAAATTAAAGCACGCCAATCTTTTCTTTTGTGGTTGAGCATATCATGATATCATGCCTTTATTTTAAGCCAAGggaacaaaatataagaacaaggaaaactGGAAAAGAATGTAACGCATGATTCGGAGGCCTACGGGCGTATCAAAGAAAAGAATGTAACGCACAGAAATAAAGTTGATAGATATTTGAAGATTTGTCTCACCTTCAATACTGTTTACGTAATGCTTGATATAGTTTCAAGTCTTATAAGATAAAATTcaataactaaattattttaaaaccaaataaaaataattttaaaagattgaaATAATAACAATCTTTAAAAGATGATATtagttcaataaaaataacaaaaaaagaaacgATTAAATATCGCAAATGACAAAAGATTTGTATATTTGATctaaatttttgtataaatatttacATAGTTATTtgaaaagtatataaaaaaatcaaataaaaatttatctctaaattattttttttttagtcattTGCGTATAGATAAAAGTGCAAAAGAAAAATCCACAtagcataaaattaaaaaatggttAAGAACGGAACAATCTCATTATTCTAAAATTATTGCAAAGAACtatattaaaatctaattttaaaattttttaccaaTATGTTTttatatgtaattatttttatcaagttaatattatattatcttcaaaacttcttttggtgtttttattttcttttggaaATTTTTGCTCAGCGCTTATATCAAACACTTTAATATATGATAAATTTAAcctattgaattttttttaacaaatattatatttacacACACCAAAGAGCATAAACTTATCTCATTTATACTgagataaataatataaatttctcACTTATTTTATACAGGTTTAATTTACACGCTAAATAAATAGcaacaaattattatttttcttgttaataatataaagattaaaattattaaaaaagatgagtagtaaaaaaaagagagtagaGACGGTggaagaagaaaattttttaaaagagagACACAGAGTAAagttttcaacaacaccaaaaaATGATATAAGGGAGAAAGTGTTGAGGGGGGTGCTTTCAATGTCAAGAGAGAGGATTTTAGGAACTGGAAAAGGAGATTATGGATTAACGACTGCAAGTGGAGATGGTATCCAAAATGCTACATTTGTGGATAACAACCCAGAGATGGGAGGTGTAGGATCGATTGCTATTTCTAATGGGAATGGGTCTATGAAGATCTTTTTCAAGGACAAGGTGGTGGGATATCAAAAGCCTCCAGGATTTTGAGAGTTGTAGAAAATCTTGTAGGGATAAGATGActattggtgcgcgaaattagAACTCACACTAGTTCACtggcaagtgcactgagtcatccaagtaataccttaggtgagtgaggatcgatcccacgaaaattgttggattgagcaagcaatagTTATTTTGCTGGACTTAGTCAGGCAAGCAGTAAAAGATGGTTATTATGTAAAATGTATAAACagtaaaatagtaaataaagaaagcaaataaACAAGTTGGAGTAAAATAATgatgagaaaatagttaaggtctTGGAAATGTTTACTTTTTTGGATTACAAtgtcttaccaactattttaacaatgagtGATTCGTTCTATGACAAACCATAACTGATTAAAACGTAATCTCTTAGCGATTTAACCTCCTCTGATCTTACTAAAatgccatagacaaggttagtTAATTCAGATCAGAGGGTGAAATTCAGAAAACTAGTTTAGCGCCACAAAAATCTCAATTACCCAAAGCTAACGGGATTTTATGTCACATATCTAATTAGCC
This sequence is a window from Arachis duranensis cultivar V14167 chromosome 2, aradu.V14167.gnm2.J7QH, whole genome shotgun sequence. Protein-coding genes within it:
- the LOC107474992 gene encoding small nuclear ribonucleoprotein SmD3b; translation: MSRSLGIPVKLLHEASGHVVTVELKSGELYRGSMIECEDNWNCQLESITYTAKDGRTSQLEHVFIRGSKVRFMVIPDMLKNAPMFKRLDARIKGKGASLGVGRGRAVAMRAKAQAAGRGAAPGRGVPPVRR